Proteins encoded within one genomic window of Camelina sativa cultivar DH55 chromosome 19, Cs, whole genome shotgun sequence:
- the LOC104766055 gene encoding protein ABCI12, chloroplastic-like, producing MSHSNLTLPSLSLTVTLSPKHPIRHLRSSIPNRNFANPKLNATPSHLPSKRVFLVRANVDGEGKTGNWINRLPIPRLGAENVFRLISSATGSPIGQFISSPVTFLHSVDPRIKLVWLLTLVVLPARANIVVRLGLVLCTALLSILVLPRQVWMDQLARVSLLSGILFITLGLGSDGAPPMLQSRTPPSSVTSLPNLPMSLSGYSYMLLKFGPLQFTRKGLSVGSTAACLTFIIFQSASICLATTTPEQLALALRWFLFPLNNIGVPVGEIILTLLLSLRFINLVFDEVRSVALGIVSRRVNWQQLTVLETLDIFASFIRRIFKNIFRHAEQISQAMIVRGFRGESSSHKIYFFSGSSNKFADFASVLCLIGVISTALLSEYFLV from the exons ATGAGTCACTCCAATCTCACACTTCCATCTCTCTCGCTCACCGTAACCCTAAGCCCTAAACACCCAATTCGTCATCTCCGATCTTCAATTCCTAACCGGAACTTCGCAAACCCTAAGCTCAATGCGACTCCGTCTCATCTCCCCTCGAAAAGGGTTTTCTTGGTTAGAGCCAATGTCGACGGAGAAGGTAAAACCGGTAACTGGATCAACCGGTTACCAATTCCAAGACTTGGAGCCGAGAATGTCTTCAGATTGATTTCAAGCGCTACGGGAAGCCCCATTGGCCAATTCATATCGTCCCCTGTGACATTTCTCCATTCTGTCGATCCTAGAATCAAATTG GTATGGTTATTAACTCTAGTAGTTCTTCCAGCTAGAGCTAATATAGTTGTGCGTTTGGGACTTGTTCTATGTACAGCTCTTTTGTCAATCCTTGTTCTCCCAAGACAAGTATGGATG GATCAATTGGCGAGAGTGTCACTCCTTTCGGGTATTCTCTTCATAACCTTGGGGCTAGGTTCAGATGGTGCACCACCAATGCTTCAGTCAAGAACTCCACCATCTTCAGTCACAAGCTTGCCTAATCTTCCAATGTCTTTAAGTGGTTATTCGTACATGTTACTGAAGTTTGGACCTTTGCAATTCACTAGGAAAGGTTTATCTGTTGGAAGCACAGCCGCATGCTTAACCTTTATA ATCTTTCAAAGTGCTAGTATTTGCCTTGCAACCACAACACCTGAGCAACTTGCACTAGCTTTACGTTGGTTCTTGTTTCCGTTGAATAATATTGGTGTTCCAGTTGGTGAAATCATCCTCACACTCTTGCTTTCACTAAGATTCATTAATTTGGTTTTCGATGAG GTCCGAAGTGTTGCATTGGGGATCGTATCTCGAAGAGTAAACTGGCAGCAGCTTACTGTTCTGGAGACACTTGATA TTTTCGCATCTTTCATACGCCGCATCTTCAAGAACATATTTCGCCATGCCGAGCAAATATCACAG GCCATGATTGTTAGAGGCTTCAGAGGAGAGAGCAGTAGCCACAAGATTTACTTCTTCTCTGGATCATCAAATAAGTTTGCAGATTTTGCATCAGTCTTGTGTTTAATCGGTGTAATCTCAACCGCGCTCTTGTCCGAATACTTTCTTGTCTAA
- the LOC104767717 gene encoding protein EARLY-RESPONSIVE TO DEHYDRATION 7, chloroplastic-like yields the protein MSSSTQQNQSPQNVKSEPLKLALSFSGEDGEIVGNLNFLEDFMGEKSSSTSTKAIAEGTGHIIKGIFTCSNSYSKKIRKGGGVTTIAKEVEDRSGDISETDGGDNNKKNKLNTNIQRVEKLWKASEEIGLTVLEGGDMMSSVMVAPVVKSKLGKALLSTAPGEVILASLDSFNKILGAAEAAEIQSHSATSMAATRLVSKR from the exons ATGTCCTCATCAACCCAACAAAACCAATCTCCCCAAAACGTGAAATCCGAACCGTTGAAGCTAGCGTTGAGTTTCTCAGGGGAAGACGGAGAAATTGTAGGAAACCTTAATTTTCTAGAAGATTTCATGGGGGAGAAATCTTCGAGTACTTCTA CAAAGGCCATCGCTGAAGGAACGGGGCATATCATCAAGGGAATCTTCACTTGTAGCAATTCTTACTCTAAGAAG aTTCGCAAGGGAGGAGGTGTAACAACGATTGCAAAAGAAGTTGAAGACAGAAGTGGTGACATATCAGAAACCGATGGAGGTGACAACAATAAGAAGAATAAACTCAACACAAATATTCAAAG AGTTGAGAAGCTCTGGAAGGCGAGCGAAGAGATAGGGCTCACGGTCTTAGAAGGTGGAGATATGATGAGCAGTGTGATGGTAGCTCCGGTGGTTAAGTCGAAGTTAGGGAAAGCATTGTTATCCACTGCTCCAGGAGAGGTTATCTTGGCTTCACTTGATTCTTTTA ATAAAATACTTGGTGCTGCTGAGGCGGCAGAAATACAAAGTCATTCTGCCACATCCATGGCTGCTACTAGACTAGTGAGTAAGAGGTAA